Part of the Listeria innocua genome is shown below.
GCGTTACCGTACAGGCGGAACTCGTACTGCTCCAATTACAATTCGCGCACCTTTTGGTGGTGGAGTTCATACACCAGAAATGCACGCTGATAACTTAGAAGGATTAATGGCTCAATCTCCTGGTTTAAAAGTGGTAATTCCTTCCACTCCATACGATGCAAAAGGTCTTTTAATCTCTGCAATTCGTGATAACGATCCTGTTATTTTCTTAGAGCATATGAAATTATATCGTTCTTTCCGTGAAGAAGTTCCAGAAGGCGAATACACAGTAGAAATTGGTAAAGCAGCTGTTCGTCGTGAAGGTACTGATGTTTCTATCATCACTTACGGTGCAATGGTACAAGAATCAATGAAAGCAGCAGAAGCTCTTGAAAAAGATGGCGTATCTGTAGAAGTTATCGATTTACGTACAATTAGCCCAATTGATGTGGAAACAATCATTGCTTCCGTTAAGAAAACAAACCGTGCTGTAGTAGTTCAAGAAGCACAAAAACAAGCAGGTATTGCAGCTAATATCGTTGCAGAAATTAACGACCATGCAATCCTTTCTCTAGAAGCACCAGTTATGCGTGTTGCTGCTCCAGATAGCGTATTCCCGTTCTCTCAAGCAGAAACAGTTTGGTTACCAAATCATAACGATATCATTGAACGAGTAAAAGAAGTTATTGCATTTTAATTCATAATGACCGTTTTAAAACTTATGGGGAGTTTTAGAAGGGGAAAGAAATATTTTTATACTAAGGTTCAGTTTATCTGAACCTTAGAAATTACAGGAGGCTTAATAAAATGGCATATTCATTTAAATTACCGGATATCGGTGAAGGTATCCATGAAGGTGAAATCGTTAAATGGTTTGTACAACCAGGCGATAAGATTGAAGAAGATGAATCCCTATTTGAAGTACAAAACGACAAATCAGTGGAAGAAATCACTTCTCCAGTTTCAGGAACAATTAAAGAAATCAAAGTTGCTGAAGGTACAGTTGCTACAGTTGGACAAGTACTAGTAACATTTGATGGCGTAGAAGGTCACGAAGACGACGCCGAAGAAGAAAGCGCAGCACCAAAAGCAGAATCCACAGAATCAACTCCAGCACCCGCACAAGCTAGCGGAAAAGGAATTTTTGAATTCAAATTACCAGATATTGGTGAAGGAATTCATGAAGGCGAAATTGTTAAATGGTTTATTCAACCGGGCGATAAAGTAGAAGAAGATCAGTCCATTTTTGAAGTACAAAACGACAAATCTGTCGAAGAAATTACTTCTCCAGTAGATGGAACTGTTAAAGATATTTTAGTTAGTGAAGGTACAGTAGCGACAGTTGGTCAAGTATTAGTAACATTTGAAGGCGATTTTGAAGGAGAAGCTAGTCATGAATCTACTCCAGAATCCCCAGCAGAAGAAGCTGAACTTACAAACAACGATGCAACTTCCGCTCCAGCTACAGGTGGAAACGGAACTCCATCATCTAAAAAAGATCCTAATGGCCTTGTAATTGCAATGCCTTCTGTACGTAAATATGCTCGTGAAAAAGACGTTAATATCGCTGAAGTAGCAGGCTCTGGAAAAAATAACCGCGTAGTTAAAGCTGATATCGATGCTTTCCTAAACGGCGAACAACCAGCTGCAGCAACAACTACTGCTCAAACAGAAGAAAAAGCAGCAGCACCAAAAGCAGAAAAAGCAGCAGCAAAACAACCAGTTGCAAGCTCCGATGCTTACCCAGAAACACGCGAAAAATTAACACCAACTCGTCGTGCGATTGCAAAAGCAATGGTAAACTCAAAACATACAGCACCACACGTTACTTTAATGGACGAAATCGAAGTAACTGCACTTATGGCTCACCGCAAACGTTTCAAAGAAGTAGCTGCCGAAAAAGGTATCAAACTTACTTTCTTACCTTATATGGTGAAAGCTCTTGTTGCAACGCTTCGTGACTTCCCAGTGCTTAACACAACTTTAGATGATGCGACAGAAGAACTTGTTTACAAACATTACTTCAACGTTGGTATCGCAGCAGATACAGACCACGGTTTATACGTGCCAGTAATTAAAAATGCTGATAAAAAATCCGTATTCCAAATTTCTGATGAAATCAACGAACTAGCTGGAAAAGCACGTGATGGTAAATTAACAGCTGACGAAATGCGCCACGGTTCCGCAACTATTTCTAATATCGGTTCTGCCGGCGGACAATGGTTCACTCCAGTAATTAATTACCCAGAAGTTGCTATCCTAGGTGTTGGTCGTATTGCTCAAAAACCTATCGTAAAAGATGGCGAAATTGTAGCAGCACCAGTACTAGCGCTTTCCTTGAGCTTTGACCACCGTGTAATTGACGGCGCGACTGCTCAAAAAGCAATGAACAATATTAAACGTTTATTAAACGACCCAGAATTATTACTAATGGAGGTGTAACAAAATGGTAGTAGGCGATTTTCCAGAAGAAAGAGACACCATAGTCATCGGTGCAGGCCCAGGTGGGTATGTAGCCGCAATCCGAGCTGCACAACTCGGACAAAAAGTTACCATTATTGAAAAAGAATATTACGGTGGTGTGTGCTTAAACGTTGGATGTATTCCTTCTAAAGCACTTATCACAATCGGTCACCGTTTTAAAGAAGCTGGACACTCTGATAACATGGGTATTACAGCGGACAACGTGAACTTAGATTTCACAAAAGCACAAGAATGGAAAGGCGGCGTAGTTAACAAGCTTACATCAGGTGTTAAAGGCCTTCTTAAGAAAAATAAAGTTGAAATGTTAGAAGGAGAAGCGTTCTTCGTGGATGATCATTCCCTGCGTGTGATCCACCCTGACTCCGCTCAAACTTATACATTCAATAACGTTATCATTGCAACAGGATCTCGTCCAATCGAAATCCCAGGTTTCAAATATGGTAAACGTGTATTAAGCTCGACTGGTGCACTTGCATTAACTGAAGTTCCGAAAAAATTAGTCGTAATTGGCGGCGGATATATCGGAACAGAACTAGGTGGAGCATTCGCTAACCTTGGTACAGAACTAACTATCCTTGAAGGCGGTCCAGAAATCTTACCAACATACGAAAAAGACATGGTTTCCCTAGTTAAACGTAATCTGAAAAGCAAAAACGTTGAAATGGTTACTAAAGCACTTGCAAAATCTGCTGAAGAAACTGAAAACGGCGTTAAAGTAACTTATGAAGCTAACGGTGAAACAAAAACTATCGAAGCTGATTATGTTTTAGTAACAGTAGGTCGTCGTCCAAATACAGACGAAATCGGTTTAGAACAAGCTGGCGTTAAAGTAACAGAACGCGGTTTAGTAGAAGTTGACAAACAAGGTCGCTCTAACGTTTCTAACATTTTCGCCATTGGTGACATCGTTCCTGGTGTTCCTCTAGCTCACAAAGCTAGCTATGAAGCAAAAATCGCTGCTGAAGCAATTGCTGGCGAAAAAGCAGAAAACGATTATACAGCACTTCCAGCTGTTGTTTTCAGTGACCCAGAACTTGCAACAGTTGGTTTAACAGAAAAAGAAGCAAAAGAAAAAGGCTTTGATGTAAAAGCTGCTAAATTCCC
Proteins encoded:
- a CDS encoding alpha-ketoacid dehydrogenase subunit beta, producing the protein MAQKTMIQAITDALAVELEKDENVLVFGEDVGKNGGVFRATEGLQEKFGEDRVFDTPLAESGIGGLAIGLALEGFRPVPEIQFFGFVFEVMDSVAGQMARMRYRTGGTRTAPITIRAPFGGGVHTPEMHADNLEGLMAQSPGLKVVIPSTPYDAKGLLISAIRDNDPVIFLEHMKLYRSFREEVPEGEYTVEIGKAAVRREGTDVSIITYGAMVQESMKAAEALEKDGVSVEVIDLRTISPIDVETIIASVKKTNRAVVVQEAQKQAGIAANIVAEINDHAILSLEAPVMRVAAPDSVFPFSQAETVWLPNHNDIIERVKEVIAF
- a CDS encoding dihydrolipoyllysine-residue acetyltransferase, whose protein sequence is MAYSFKLPDIGEGIHEGEIVKWFVQPGDKIEEDESLFEVQNDKSVEEITSPVSGTIKEIKVAEGTVATVGQVLVTFDGVEGHEDDAEEESAAPKAESTESTPAPAQASGKGIFEFKLPDIGEGIHEGEIVKWFIQPGDKVEEDQSIFEVQNDKSVEEITSPVDGTVKDILVSEGTVATVGQVLVTFEGDFEGEASHESTPESPAEEAELTNNDATSAPATGGNGTPSSKKDPNGLVIAMPSVRKYAREKDVNIAEVAGSGKNNRVVKADIDAFLNGEQPAAATTTAQTEEKAAAPKAEKAAAKQPVASSDAYPETREKLTPTRRAIAKAMVNSKHTAPHVTLMDEIEVTALMAHRKRFKEVAAEKGIKLTFLPYMVKALVATLRDFPVLNTTLDDATEELVYKHYFNVGIAADTDHGLYVPVIKNADKKSVFQISDEINELAGKARDGKLTADEMRHGSATISNIGSAGGQWFTPVINYPEVAILGVGRIAQKPIVKDGEIVAAPVLALSLSFDHRVIDGATAQKAMNNIKRLLNDPELLLMEV
- the lpdA gene encoding dihydrolipoyl dehydrogenase, which translates into the protein MVVGDFPEERDTIVIGAGPGGYVAAIRAAQLGQKVTIIEKEYYGGVCLNVGCIPSKALITIGHRFKEAGHSDNMGITADNVNLDFTKAQEWKGGVVNKLTSGVKGLLKKNKVEMLEGEAFFVDDHSLRVIHPDSAQTYTFNNVIIATGSRPIEIPGFKYGKRVLSSTGALALTEVPKKLVVIGGGYIGTELGGAFANLGTELTILEGGPEILPTYEKDMVSLVKRNLKSKNVEMVTKALAKSAEETENGVKVTYEANGETKTIEADYVLVTVGRRPNTDEIGLEQAGVKVTERGLVEVDKQGRSNVSNIFAIGDIVPGVPLAHKASYEAKIAAEAIAGEKAENDYTALPAVVFSDPELATVGLTEKEAKEKGFDVKAAKFPFGGNGRALSLDAPEGFVRLVTRKEDGLVIGAQVAGMNASDIISEIGLAIESGITAEDIALTIHAHPSLGELTMEAAELALGRPIHM